Genomic segment of Bemisia tabaci chromosome 9, PGI_BMITA_v3:
TTACGACAAGATTGATAATAATCGATCAGATGTGGATGGTTCTGATGGCCAGAACATCTTGAAAACATAGCAATTCAATTTCAGTATGTCACGATTTTTTCGATGTAAAATCCTACTTGGGTATACAAAGACTCCTTCCCAAAGGAACTATGACGTATCCGACGATATAGTGGAGGGCTAACGACCTGAAACTTCTGTTCGGCAGAAGATTTACCAAGATGAGAGTGAACTTTTCCGTGGATTGGTCGGCCGTCGGACGTTCGTCGATAAAACGGCGTTCATCAAACACTTCCTGGACATCCGCGAGCAGCTCGTCCTGGTGGCGCCACCCAACTTCGGCAAGTCCACCAACCTCCACATGCTCAAGCACTTCTTCCAGATCCCTGTCGACTCCAGAGGTGCCAACCTCACCAGCGTCATGGCAGAGAAAGCTGCCTTCTTTGGCAACCTCTCCATCTGCAAGAACCACCCCTCCATCTGCCTTAGTCATCTATCGAGGTGACCATCCAATTCTAGAGTACCTCTGTGGAGAGGGAACGAACATGTCGAGAAATGTAGCTCTTATGGTCTGGTTACACGcccaaatttccgtcaaattccgatcaaaattatgACCAAGATGGCGATCAAGAGTTATCttgattgatgagtaaaattaattaaaacagcatgttgattgaaataagtatgaaataagcacggttgtgtggaagtcagatgaaggatgagccccacagtttcatcatctaccatcaaattcttgcaggccgcagaaatttgatggtaggtggtgcgcaccagtcaccatttgatgaaattgatgggaatttgagcgtgttcCCAGCACATTAGTGCAGAAAAGGGCAGCCGACAGTCCACAAGAAAAGCACTAGgtaaatcgtcacctttcggccaaagtatcacaagcgtcatgcgacgtttacaaACTTCCGGcgctattttattattttacagaaaaattgtccaACAAAGCcgttcgaaaattttactgaattttctctgtgctgccgataaaattcagtgaaacaaACAGATTCAGctaacaatttttctgtaaaaaaataaagtggcggtggacatttttaaacgttgcatggcgcttctgatgttttggccggaaggtgacgaaatgctACGGTCAGACGCTGattttttggaatactgctctctttttgggccgtagtatcttgatttattttccgaggaaagctccgtacttttgatggatgcctgccattactaatatattagagcgccttcagtttcgtatgatactgtgcaatacctctggtgtgaaatagttgcctcaagccccgtggcacgctgcggcgcggcagacgggcagccagctcgaaacgcgcattggcccctacaaacctaacagggatacttcacgcgttgcgcaatgcgtgaagtatccctgttaggtttgtatgcgccagtgcgtcaccgctccgctttgtgttaggctctaatatttaatctggcggtcagcgttattcaactcatgattttgaaatttttgcacatcctgtgtggattattctcattttaattgatgaaaaaaaaatatgtattaaaggaaaatataatatgtgttttgtaaatattaaggtggttccgtatcaaacttaatgttttccaaagcacacgaatttctacacaatttcttatagccttttataatcgatggtgaaaaagcaacagccagtcGATAAAGCGTAAAGCCCGGCTCtgggaactatagcccggctgcatacttttttatcgcttcgtatagcccggccgtatgattttctccgcattctaaaGCCAGCTACAtgcttttctgtagccttctttagccggccaTAAGAATTATTATggcattttgaaacgcagctcttatcgccaatttttaccagggtagagcaaaaataagagttgttactcagagaaagtgtttcaaaaatcacaatCTGCAAAGCCTGGAATGCAtcccttacttcacaatttgcacaagaaatttgcgttttttcgagcttcccgcttcaaaaacgataccacagcacaggtgaacattttgttggagtagtcattccatccaacacCTGCCCACAAGGATACCACGCAATATTCAATAcgtagccgacgccaatccgccaaaacacaagtgacgggacgatgattctaaccgcCTGATAACAATCagtgtgtttacattcacatttttctcgctttgatAGACATCCGCCGTGGTTGACCTCGTActctctagagtccctttatactgagagtcaagacaatttgaatccatttctgattggttccgtattttaggcctccacagtgtcacaaacgggaataaagattacattttcaccaattgcaaagattataaactggaatggaccagggaattacgggttcggcaaggaacaaacgaaatgagaggaggaacggagaaaggcatttgagaatgggccgatcaaagattacgaaaaacgttcaatttctgtaatctttattcccgtttgtgacatccatgagccgaattgtcttgactctcaatatagagggactctagtactctcctcaacttgcgcgcggaagcgtcggccatgttgagcagggattgaatggaatgactcctctaacgacacttatgccgtagtatcctttttgaagcaaGAAGCTTCGAAAAACGCAAGTTTCTTTCgcagattttgaagttaggtgtgaatttcagagtttgccgatgcgctcatcctgatttttgagacattatctatatGGAGCAACTCTCATTTTTGccccagcaaaagtttgcaacaggcccatagcGTAGTTAACCGCGCGTtccaattggacgcatttctgctaaaccgaactaagcgccaatttgagttccgttggaggaatttagaatgccatatagcgcgttctgtcaaacggaactaagcgccatggaaaagcattgcgagtataggacggaatgagcccgacacccggttccgccgccaatccaagcccccctctaccctcctcccccgatggcgcttagttccgtttgatagagatacgtccaattgaaagtaTTATTCCTGGTTTTAGCGCCCCGGTCGTGTTCCTAGACCTGGAGTCGGTGAACGGCTCCACTCCAACGGAGTTCCACGAGACTTTCCGGAGCGAGGTGGAGCGGATGTTCCGGGCGCACGGGTACCTCTCGAAGAGTGAGTCGCTCTCTGCGTTCAACAAGGAAGAGTTCGCGGCCTACGAGTCTCACAGCCAGAGGCCCCACCGGACGATCGGCTTCTACAAGTGCGGAGTAGACGTTCTGACCAGGCTCCTCTTCACCCACCACCGGCGCAAGTGCATCCTTCTCGTTGACAATTTCGACCGCCTCGCCGTCGCAGCCATGCTCGGCAAGGACGAGGAAAATCTACTTCCGGTCAGTACTCAGTATCCcacatggagaaaaaacttcatacatgagacccgaagttgtGGTCAtatgcaggcccgccacaaggggggggggggggatatatGGGTCTCTGGTCCCgaggcccgggccctggaggggcccgtgccATTGGTGAAAAACATCTACGAATTCACATGTATGGTCCTGGTCTCGtatggaaaagtgaaaaatttacccaacaaatttcgcaaaaggtgagtaaattttcaaaaacacgctggagcactgcacaatttttcttacatttttaaagatttctatcagttttcaagatttttagtatAGATTGATTGATTagtataccccccccccccgaaaaaaatttacagatgttttgaatgcaaccatccgaaagtattttgtgctaaaagtaaaaaaaaggcgtaaaTATTCAGCAGAAACTAATGGAAAATCTCCTTCAtgggagcttcaaaatgcgtccaagtagatttaaaatttgaaaaattttccgggggaggcccccgaACCCCCTCTGTGCTGAGGGCTTgggccttaaaactggtaccagggcctgagatgggatgtggcgggcctggtcatatggatctctgaagttttctgatcacgcatccgaaaacttgaggtcgagctgccgaaattcggatcagacatcgaggcacttcggtgtGTACCGGAATACTTCAAATGTCTGACTCGAAcctcggcagttggacctcaagttcatagatacgtgatccgaaaacttcagagatcattatgacctcaacttcgggtcccacgcacgaagttttttttctccgtgcactctgaaaaacaatatttttagcCAATCTTGTCGACGGCTGAAGTGCAAAATCATTTATCTCAACATTttcgcttttattttattttatctaagAGAAACAAGTCAGCTCCATAACTTGAAATTGATACAGAATATTCCAcaaacggagaagaaaaatcaaggaggttttcaaCAAAATTACGTTGACTTGTTTCTCGCCGCACAAGtgctggacaaaacagcctcaaaaAGTGACTTTATCGGCGCCCCAGTACATGGCGAGTATATTATATGCGACACtcaagaaaaagttacgggcttagacataccgtccgttctggcCATAGAGGCCGAGagttccggatgctggagccgtagcttcgacggCTACGGGAGCCGAAATGTTCGGCCACTGAACCCGGAACGCGAACCGTATgcctatgtagcccgtaagtatagcttccacgaccggagtttttttttcagtgaatggttgcttgaaccgcgttaagcagaaaggtaccaagccacatcagctactgccaaatttaactagacaatccaattttttaaataaaaacggCTGTGCGaatatttgtgcaaatttcagtggattttctgcatagttcgaggaaaattccttaacatttctgAAGGAATCTGCACGAACGCTCTCTctatcgtaaaaaaattaatttgcctggttaaatttggcaatagctgatgtggtttggttcctgtctgctaaacgcggtcctcTTGTGCTCTACTTCCCATGTGAGCACACGAtgtcgcactgaaaaaaaattctcggcgtttttaccaaggtccattggtacctttaccatcccactttttttttaccaattattggtaattttaccaagacagactggtaagcttacccataaaccggtatttttactgtttttttcaggtaagaataccacttttattggtaatcaattcccggtaactttgccatttgatctcggtaattctaccacagtcgataaaaaatattggcgtttttaccaaggtccagtaaaattaccgagaaatttcaataattttacggagatttctcagtaaaattaccaattccataaatggtaattttaccaagaaaaaactgggatcaaatagaaccctgaattcttggtaattttacccttttcttagtaaatacaccgagattttttttcagtgcggttaCCTACTTCTTCTTAACGTGCAGTGGTTCATATTTGTCACAGGTGGAAGTGGACGACATCTACTTCTCGCTGGGGAAGACGGCGAAGCATTCGGAGTTCGTATCCCGAACTTTGCTGACAGGGGTGTTCCGGATGGGGAGTCACCGACAGTGGCACGACGCCAACCTCTTCTACCACTCCATCTTCGCCGACCCGCAGATCAGCCAGCATTACGGACTCACCTTGGCCGAGGTAGAGACACTCATCGGGCGCTTGGGACGGAGCAAGGAACACAGCAACGTCGATCTCCACGGGATCAAGCACTACTTCGACGGCTACAGAATCTCCGACAAACAGATCAAGATTTTCAACACCGGGACCGTTGTCGGGTACTTGGAGGGAGCTGATGAGGATGACCTTATTCCTTCGCTGCCTCTCTTCAGCATCTACAAACCACTTTTCAGGTTCGCAAACCTTACCCGTTTCAATGGATCACTAAATCTTGTCACTTTCTCGCTACCCTCCCTgctgaaaatgacgagtaggctattcagaatttgCCAATTCACATGAGTACCTAGAACTTCCTACTTAAATGGATAGAAATCTTACTCATGTGAGaggaaattctactcatatcactagaatattctactcataagagtagaaaagatCAACTCatatatgaattcaatttttttcatttttcagaagcgATGTTTCTGACCAGGGACACCGATAAAgtgtgtaaatttgaaaaataaaaatattttgttcttatgatttttttgatgcggcGACTAGTTTGTGAGATgtcggacacggtagattcgacgctgaactcatgtgagttaaaatctctagtcatatgagttggcGGAAACTGGATAGAAAAGATTCTGTTCATATGAGTTAAATTCCattcatataagttgaaattctcTTCATATGAGCTGGAGTCTATTCacatgactttgattttctactcatttgtactcaccatttttagcagggctaGTTTATTTAGTACTCTGAAAGTACTAGATTGATTAATCGATTTATTTCTCAGTAGATTGATTTATTGCGCATCTCGCTTTAAGTACCCACATAGGGAGAGTATAGGTACACATTTTTACaaagcagcccgagacaatggtaaaatgaaaaaaaaaaaaacaacgggAAACAATGATGAAAATACAACTCTAAAAACCCGATttacgtttcgactcaaaactgttGTGAGTCGTCATCAggcggaaaataaattaaaaattgataagtATCGATAGAAAAACCTAAGAATCACATGTTGGTGGTTGAGATCCGAAGGTGGTTTATCCGGGGGAAATAACAGGATCGCGGCCAGCAacatgtactgccgtgctatggaaaaacgccgtatgaaccctccaggagttgccaaatttctatttataaaacacgaatttcctggtaaacttatgaatatttttattcaaatttttcatataatgttgttttcaattttacctcgagttcttgaaaatttcgaggaaaaatattcataactttcctcaaaaatgaacattttattgaaggcaatttggcaaccctcgaatgctcatacggcgttcttccttagcacggcagtgtaggtctCAGGTTTTTGATTGATGctttttaattgtaatttattttccgactgaaaatgactcagtttcgTGTCGAAACGTCTCGGAATTTTAGAagtgtgcactggaaaaaaaaacacattggatctcgacatcagaaaaacatcagaaaaacatcgacaataaaaaaatactctagattcaatcggatttttgcttcaatcaagaaccaagcctcttaatttgagtggatttccttttgatttagcagaaatctgattgaatcaagagtattttttcttgtcaatgttttcaagagtctggactctagatccagtgtgttttttacCAATGTATGCAAAATATAAAGGCGCTTCGGTTTTTCGAAAGAATCCACGTAACTGAACGGCTGATCGggtttacttttctaacctcgtgttcaagtctccaaacctatatatttttattattcgatgatttccttttgattgaagcaaaaatttgattgaatcaagagtcctttttcttgtcaatgttttcaagagtctggactctaaatccaatgtgtttttttcccagcgCAGTGTTTatttcgacggtgcaagtcggcaatcatataactcgtttgccgtgtctgaaaatctccgcaactatgttatttttttaaaggagaaaaaacggacatgattccttgaagtttttgcagaattttcctcgcacatagaagaaaaatcacggcagtttgaaagaattaccgttgagtagttttccgtttgaaaaataaagtatgacaggaagtccgcgacgtcgcaaaccgagttatgtgattgccgacgttcaccgtcgatttatagCCGTCTAGTAAAAATCAGACGAATTATTACAGGTTTGAACTGTTGGGTGAGCACCTACAGGAGGCTGGCGAGCATGGGACGAATTTGGCTCCGCAATGGGTGATCTCGATTACGGACCTATTTCAGCTTCGAGAGGCCGTCAACGCGAATGTGACCAACTTCAACGGGACCCACGATAAGGACCTCCTAGTGCAG
This window contains:
- the LOC109035156 gene encoding uncharacterized protein; protein product: MFLNLHSVLRATNLKLIYFSSRKMLQFQFYIGFILHKFAFLLPADEHSCPLPTSNPELTSLRPLAKIYQDESELFRGLVGRRTFVDKTAFIKHFLDIREQLVLVAPPNFGKSTNLHMLKHFFQIPVDSRGANLTSVMAEKAAFFGNLSICKNHPSICLSHLSSAPVVFLDLESVNGSTPTEFHETFRSEVERMFRAHGYLSKSESLSAFNKEEFAAYESHSQRPHRTIGFYKCGVDVLTRLLFTHHRRKCILLVDNFDRLAVAAMLGKDEENLLPVEVDDIYFSLGKTAKHSEFVSRTLLTGVFRMGSHRQWHDANLFYHSIFADPQISQHYGLTLAEVETLIGRLGRSKEHSNVDLHGIKHYFDGYRISDKQIKIFNTGTVVGYLEGADEDDLIPSLPLFSIYKPLFRFELLGEHLQEAGEHGTNLAPQWVISITDLFQLREAVNANVTNFNGTHDKDLLVQLLQEAGYFTITARHPNGSVHLEIPCLAVKEAYEDLVYHDEFFVIEEEKLERELEADATKNNTHGHKGKKKGL